The window CGCATAAATTAGATGAAGTTAAAAAAGTAGCTGATAGTGCAACGGTTATTCGTAAGGGAAAAGTAGTTGATACTTTTAGTGTAAAAGATAAAACCCAAAAAGAAATTGCCGAAGCAATGGTTGGCCGTCAGTTAATTGAAATTAAGAACACAGGAGTTGAACCACAAGTTCAGGTTCTTTTAAAAGTTGAAAACTTATCAATTAAGAAAAAAGGAATTACTAAAGTAATGGCGTTGGATAACTTTAATGTTGAAGTGCATGCTGGTGAAATTGTGGCGATTGCCGGAGTTGAAGGAAATGGACAGTCGGAATTAGTAAATGCAATTACCGGATTAGAACATTTCCACCAAGGAAAAATTCTTTTTAATAACATTGATGTTACAAAAGTATCAATTCATCAAAAATATGAAAATGGAATGTCACATATTCCTGAGGATCGTCATAAACATGGGTTAGTATTAGACTTCAATGTTATTGACAATGTTGTTTTACAAAATGTTGATAAAAAACCATTTTCAAATTATGGATTATTAAATAAATCAGCGATCCAGTTATATGCTCAAGATATCATTACCAAATATGATGTTCGGGGAGCAAACTCAGGATTCGCAGTAGCACGGGGATTATCAGGGGGTAATCAACAAAAATTAATTATTGGACGAGAATTAAGCCGTAAACATAAAATTTTAGTTATTGTCCAACCAACACGGGGATTAGATGTTGGGGCGATTGAATATATTCATACTAAAATTTTAGAAGAAAAAGCAAATGGGAATGCAATCTTATTAGTTTCTTATGAATTAGAAGAAATTATGGGATTAGCAGACCGGATCATTGTTTTACATGCTGGTAAAATTAGTGGAGAAGTTGCTGGTAATCAAGTAAAACGTGAAGAAATTGGATTAATGATGGCAGGTACATATCACCAAAGTAGCAAAGGAGAAGGTAAATATGAATCAAGCAATTAAAAACAATTCTTGGTTGCTAACGCAAAAGACAAGAATCTTCTTTCGTTCTAATGAGTTTAAAACAAAAATGAACTATGTAAAAGCTTCAATTTGTGCCATTATTGCCGGAGCAATTTTAAGTTTCATTATTCTTGGTGCTAATGATGCTAATCCACTATTATTTTTTAAATATGTTTTTTCATTAGCATTCCAACCGCTAATGTTAGATCAAACATTAACATACTGAGCAATTTATATTGTGGCGGGGTTATCTGTTGCAATTGGGTTTAAAGCCGGATTATTTAACATTGGGGCGCCAGGCCAAATGTTATTAGCAGGAAGTATGAGTTTAGTGTTGGGATTAAAAAATCCCCATATTTCACAAGGAGGAGGAGTTGTTAGTGCTTTGATAATTTCCATTCTAGTTGGTTCTTGTTTAGCAGCAATTGCCGGAGCGTTAAAAGCTTACTTTAATATCCACGAAGTTGTGACAACAATTATGTTAAACTGAATTGTTTGATATGTAATGAAATGGATGTTTATGAACCAATCATTTGGGTTATGAGAAGCAAGTCGGAACTCAACCAAAGATATTACCCAAGTTACTGATAATTTTAACTTGGCACTAAATGGTCAAAACTGAATTATTCCATTTATTATTGCAATTATTCTATTAGCCTTAGCAATCTTTGTTATTAACTACACAGTGTTAGGATTTAGAATTAAAGCAGTTGGGAAATCACGTGATGCTTCATTATATGCCGGAACAAATGTTAAATTCTATATAATTGTTTCAATGGTAATTTCCGGGGGACTCGCCGGCGTCTTGGGAATGCTTTATTACATGACCCAGTCAACGGTGTTGCAGTTCACCACTGATGCCTTGCCAAGTGTCGGGTTTGATGCGATTGCGGTAGCGTTAGTTGCCTTTACGAACGGATTGTCCATCTTGCCAATTGCGCTGTTATGGGCGATTATTAAGACTTCAGCGATGGCAACAACCCAACTTCCAGCGCTCCAAATGTCAAAACAAATGGGACAATTAATTTTCGGAATTATTATTTATATGACAGCTATTTCAGCGTTATTTATATATTTAAAACCGATTTTATGAATTCGCCGTTGATTTAATATTTATAATAATAAAGATGTATGGGGTGAATATCAAAAATATCGACTAAAAATTAAAGAATATAAAAAAGAAATTAAAAATATTAATAAAGAATACCATGTTCAACTAAAAGTTTTAAAAGCAAAAGGTAATAAAGAAGAAGTTTTAAATTATAAAGAAGAAGTTAATAGTCAATTAACTAACTTAGTTGGTCGAATAAATAATTTAAAAACTGAAATTAATTTCTTTATTCAAAAATGTTACAAAAATTTATTTATGGAAGGGCGTAAAGCAATTCGAACTAGTTACAACAATGCTATTTTTGGTTCAATTGCCGCGGCAGTGGATCGTTATGTGCAAGCAAATACAGAGTATACCTTGAAAAAACAACAAGTTGCTTTTGCCAAAAGACAGTATGAACAAACTGTTAAAGAGTTAGCCGGAAAAGCAAAACATGAATGTTATGAATTATTAAATAATTATAAAAAAGATGCTTATCTACAGTTAACTAATTTACACTCAGCGTATAGTGAATTAATTTCGCGTCAAAATGAGGAAATTAAAGTATTAAAAGAAAGTTACTATCCAATTTTTGACCAAATTCATCATCAATATGAAAATGACCATGTGTTATTAAAACAACATGAAAAAGAAACAATGGCAAAATTGAATAGTGAAGTTAAAGCGTTAAAAATTAAACATAAACAACAATTACATGATTTAAGACAACAACAAAAAATTGCCAAACAACAGATTAAAGCACAGCTAAAAGAATTAAAACTAGCTTGTGATAATGATTCAGTAATAAAACAACAAGTGGCAACAATTAAAGAAAATTTAAACCTTAAATTACAAGAACTTAAAAAAGAACACCTTGCTAATTTAGAAAAATTACGAATTGAGCAACAAAATAAATTGCCGGAATTACGTAATAAATATAATCACGAAGTATCCTTAATTATTCAAGCGTTAAAAGATAATAATAAATTATTACGCCAAGAATTACTTTGTAAAAAAGAAACTTATAAAAAAGCAAAATTAGCTCAGAAAAGGGGGGAATAAGATGTCAGCTGCAGGTCAATTATTTGCCAATGGTTCCATATTATTTGCTGTTTTATTAATTGCATCAATGGCTGGACTTTATTCAGAACGCGCCGGAGTTGTTAACATTGCCATTGACGGGATGATGATTATTGGGGCTTTAGTGTATGCTTTATTAGGAAAAGCCTTTGCCCAACAGGGAAATGCAATGCAATTAGTAGCATTAGTAATATCTTCAATGATTGCCGGATTATTTGCCATCCTTCATGCGTTTGCTTCGGTCACCTTGCGCGCCCAACAAGTCATATCCGGAACCGCTATTAACTTGTTAGCAACTGGATTAGGATTGTTCTTTGTAACAATTCCTTCCTTAGCACCCGGAAACATGATCCAAACTGGATTTACAACCATTGGAATTGATAAATATCAAATTGTAACCATCTTTGTTATTATTGCCGTGGTGATTGCCTTATTCACATTCTTCTTCTTTAGATTTACTAAAAGAGGAACACGCTATGTGGCAGCCGGGGAAAACCCTAATGCCATTGATGCAGCGGGAATTAGTGTTATTAAAACTAGATATGTAGCGGTAATTATCTCAGGATGTTTAGCGGGCTTAGCTGGTGCAATGTTTACCCACTTTGTATCAGGACAATTCCGTGGTGATGTCCAAGGACAAGGTTATATTGCTTTAGCAATTATGATTTTTGGTCAATGAAGAATTCAATATATTACTCTAGGAAGTATGCTATTTAGTTTCCTAATTGCTCTAGCTAATAGTTTATGAAGATTTACTGGTTGAAATATTGCTGATCCCTCAAACCAATTATTAAAAATTATTCCATTTGCTCTAGCTTTAGTAACAATGGTCGCCTTTTCAAAATACTCGAAAATGCCGAAATCTGATGGAATTCCATTTAATAAATCTTTACGGTAAGAAAACTTTAATATTAATTATCTAAAATAAAAATACCTATTATTATAATAGGTATTTTTATTTATAAAAGGACTATTAAATTTGTTGTCCTTCTTTTCAATATTTTTTCACTGCGTCTAATAGTTTTTCATCATATTCTGCTTAAAGATTTTGATTAGGATCATTACTTTCTTTTTTTGAATAATTTGTTGTTTCAAGACATTAAGATATTCTTAAATATCTTCCCCTAATGTTAAATAGCGGTTAACAATTTCTAGGGCCTCTTGATCCATATTTTTAGTTTGGACTATTTTCATAGTTCTTTTCCTCCTATTATTATAAACTTTTCTAATTATAAAAAAAAACAAATTTCCGATAAAAAATTATCGCAACTAAAATTTTTAGTGATATTGTTTAATAATCCGAGGGGTATATCTCTTTTGAAATTTGCTTTTTAGTTCAGAAAAATTTAAAATATAATTATCCACAAATAAGGAGGGATAAGATGGTAGATTTTGATCCAAGATGTTTTAAATGTGTTAATGAACAAGAGAGAGTGGGAAAGGGAGGAGCTGTTGCTAATGTTTTATTTAATAAAATGAAACAAGGAATGGTTGGCTCAGTAAATGATGAGATTTATGTGTGTGCTCGTCATAAATAACCCGAGATTTTAAAGAATAAATAGTCTTGATTTTTAAATTAAGACTATTTTTAATTTTAAAATAAAACCAAATATTTATTGACTTTTTTACAAAACCAATATAAAATTTATAAGCATATATTGTGAAAATTTTGAAAAGTGAGGTTTAGAAATTAATGGCATTAAAAGAAAAAGAATTTGGGCATTACGCTAAAAGAATTGATTATACAAAAGTAAGTGGGAATTTGGACCTGCCGAACTTAATTGAAATTCAAACTGAAACGTATGATTGATTTAAAAAACAAGGAATTAGCCAAGTGTTCGAAGAAGTATTCCCAATTGTTGGGCATGAAGAGAATGTTATTTTAGAAATGTTAGATTGAGAATTTAGAGAACCACGACGAACAATTCCCCAATCTAAAGAAGAATCTAAGATTTATGAAGCACCAATTTATTCAAATTTAAAACTAACAATTAATTCAAAAGATTTAGAAATTGAAAAAGGACTCATTAAAGGTGACGCTGAATTAATTAAGTCATGAATTGAAGAAAAAATCGGTCATAATATTACTATTTTGAAAAAAACAGCTGATGTTGTGTATTTCGACATCCATTCAGGAGATGAAGAAGCAACTTGCATTGCAACAATTAAAGAACGAACAGATTTAAAATTAGTCATTGAAATCACAATTGAAAAAATTGGTGAAGTTTTTTTTGGTGATTTTCCGTTAATGACTGGAAAAGGAACCTTCATTGTTAATGGTTCAGAAAAAGTTGTTGTTTCACAATTAGTCCGTTCACCAGGGGCTTATTATAAAAAAGATTTTAACCGTAAAACCGGAGAAAACATTTATTATGTTGATCTAATTCCGTCTCGGGGAACATGGTTAGAATTTGAATCAGATATGAAAAAAATTAAGACTGGAAAAGAAGAACGTTTTGACACTGTTTATTATGTCAAAATTGATAAATCAAGAAAAGTTTCGGTGGCTAGTTTATTTACAGCCTTAGGAGTAACCAAAGAAACTGTTTTTGATATTTTTGGTGATAATAAATATGTTGGAAACACTTATGATTTAGAACAATATAGTGGTGATATTAATTATGATCAGCAAGTAGCGGCCCAAGAAATTTATAAAAAAATCCGTGCAGGAGAAACTGCCACTCCTGATGGAGCTACTAAATATTTATATGGTTTATTATTTGACAAACGTAAATATGATTTAACGAAAGCCGGAAGATTCAAATTAATTCAAAAATTATCAGTTGAAAACCGAATCTATAATAAGGTTTTAGCAGAAGACATTAAAGATGTTAATGGTAAAGTAATTTTTAGTGAGGGAACTTTATTTGATAAAGAAAGTGTTAATAAATTAAAAGAGGTTTTAAAAGCTGGTGCTTGTTTAGAAGAAGTCTACTTTAATACTGAAATTCCCGGTAATAATAAAATCCAAAAAATTAAAGTATACGTTGATAACGAATTAAGAAATCAAGTTGAAAATATTATTGGAATTGATCCGAACGCAACGGATGAATTTGTTACAGCGCCAGATATTTTAGCAACTTTTTCATATTTATTAAACTTAAAACATGATATTGGAGAAGTTGATGATATTGATCACTTAGGAAACCGTCGTGTTCGTACAATTGGAGAATTGCTACAAAACCAATTTCGAATTGGACTTTTAAGAATTGAAAAAAATGTTAAAGAAAAAATGTCAACTTCAAATATTTTCAAGATGAAGCCATCAAATATTATTAATAATAAACCTTTATCAGCGATTATTGGTGAGTTCTTTAACTTGTCACAGTTGTCACAGTTTATGGACCAAACTAACCCCTTAGCAGAGTTAACAAACAAACGTCGGTTAACAGCCTTAGGGCCGGGTGGATTATCACGTGAACGCGCTGGTTTAGAAGTACGGGATGTTCACTACTCACACTACGGAAGAATTTGTCCAATTGAAACACCAGAAGGGCCTAACATTGGGTTAATTAATAGCTTAGCAACTTACGCAAAAATTAATTCATTTGGCTTTATTGAAACACCATACCGCAAAGTAATTGATAATAAAGTTACTAGTCAAAATGATTATCTAACCGCTGATGAAGAAAAAAATTATGTGGTGGCACATGCTAACATTCGTTTAAGCGATAAGGGTAAAATTTTAGACGACCAAGTAATTGCTCGGTTCCAAGGTGAAAACATTATTGCATCACGAACTGAAGTTGATTATGTTGATGTGTCACCAAAACAAATTGTTTCAATTGCTACAAGTTGTATTCCGTTCTTAGAAAATGATGATGCGAACCGGGCATTGATGGGAGCCAACATGCAACGACAAGCCATCCCACTAATTAATCCCCAATCACCATATGTTGGAACAGGAGTTGAATATGCCGCAGCGAAAGACTCGGGATTAGCAATTGTTTCCCAATATGATGGAGTAATTGATTTTGTTGATGCTACAAAAATTATTTTAAAAACCAAAGAAGGGTTAAAAACATATAACCTAGATACTTTTGTGCGTAGTAATCAGGGGACTTCTTTAACGCATGTTCCGTTAGTTAAACAAGGGCAAAAAGTTGTGAAAGGTCAAATTCTAGCTGATGGTCCTTCAATTGATAAAGGGGAATTAGCCTTAGGACAAAATGTAGTGGTTGCCTTTACAACTTGAAATGGTTATAACTATGAAGATGCCATTATTGTTTCTGAACGTTTAGTTGCGGATGATGTTTTTACTTCGATTCATATTGAAGAATATACAATTGAAAGACGCCAAACAAAACAAGGAGCAGAAGAAATTACGAGAGAAATTCCTAATATTTCTGAAAACGCGCGGAAATTCTTAGATGATGACGGGTTAGTTATTATTGGAACCGAAGTTAAACCAGGTGATATTTTAGTGGGGAAAGTTACCCCAAAAGGGCAAACCCAACTTTCACCAGAAGATAAACTATTACAAGCAATTTTTGGTGAAAAATCAAAAAATGTTAAAGATAATTCTTTACGAGTACCAAATGGGGGGGAAGGAATTGTGCAAGCAATTAAACGATTCCCTCGTGAAAAATATGAATTAGCAGCTGATGTGTTAGAAGTTGTTAAAGTTTATATTGTCCAAAAACGTAAGATCCAAGAAGGAGATAAAATGGCTGGTCGTCATGGTAACAAAGGGGTTATTTCAAAAATCTTACCAATTGAAGATATGCCACACTTAGAAGATGGAACCCCAGTTGATATTATGTTAAACCCATTAGGGGTGCCATCACGGATGAATATTGGACAGGTGCTAGAAATTCATTTAGGAATGGCGGCTAAAAAATTAGGGCAAAAAGTTTCAACACCAGTTTTTGATGGAATGACAAATGATGAATTAATTGAGCTAATGGATAAAGCAGGAATGAAAAACTTCGGGAAAGAAATTTTAGTTGATGGTCGTACTGGTGAAAAATTTGATAACCCAGTTTCAGTGGGAGTAATGTATATGTTAAAACTATCTCACATGGTTGATGACAAATTACATGCTCGGAATGTCGGACCATACTCATTAATTACCCAACAACCGTTAGGAGGAAAAGCTCAAAATGGGGGGCAACGTTTTGGAGAAATGGAAGTTTGGGCGTTAGAAGCTTACGGAGCAGCGCATACCTTACGAGAAATTTTAACAATCAAATCCGATGATATTAAAGGAAGAACCCGCGCTTACGAAGCAATTGTTAAAGATAAGAAAATTCCTGAACCAGGAATTCCCGAATCATTTAATGTTTTAACTCGTGAAATTCAAGGGTTAGGATTTAATATTCAAATGATTGATGAAGATGGAAACATCAAAAATATCAATAGTTATGATAATGAAGATAGTTATGTAATTGAAGAATTAACTAATACAACAATTGATGAATTTGAAGATGAGTTTGATATTTCAAAATTTATTCTAAATAACGATAATATTGAAAATGCTGAATTCGAATTGAATATTGAAGAAGATCCAAATGCAGATGAGGATAGTTATGATGATGGTGATCATAACCCAATTAAACCAGATTATCAAAGTGATGAAGAATAGGGAGGCAAAGTAAAAATGGTAGAAAATAATAAAATGAAAAACGGACGTATGATTAAAATCGGCTTGGCGAATCCCGATGATATTCGTGGTTGATCTTATGGGGAAGTTAAAAAACCCGAAACAATTAACTATAAAACTTTAAAACCAGAACGTGATGGTTTATTTGATGAAAAAATCTTTGGTCCAACCAAAAATTTTGAGTGTGCTTGTGGGAAATATAAAAAAATCAAAAAACAAAGGTAAAATCTGTGAACGATGTGGGGTCGAAATTACCGAAGCTATCGTGCGGAGAGAAAGAATGGGGCATATTGAATTAGAAGAGCCAGTTACTCATATTTGGATGTTAAAAGCAGCGCCAAGTCGGATTTCCCTAATTTTAGATATGAAAACTAAAGAGTTAGAAGAAGTTGTTTACTTTGTCTCTTATATTGTGTTGGATGCTGGGGATGCCAAATCATTACGTCCAAAAATGGTATTAGATTTAGGAAATGCCAAAACCTCAGCTCAAACTCGCCAACGTTTAACAAAAACTTTACGCGAAATCTTAGATACCCTTGAGCCAAATACAATTGCTTATGAAGTCGGTGAACAAATGATTGAGGATTTAAAAAATACTTCATTACCGTTTTCAATGGATGAATGTGCCCAATTTATTAATCGCCATACAAATGCTAAATTTGGAATTGGTGCCGAAGCAATTGAAGAACTATTAAAAAAATTAGATATTGATGCTGAAATCAACAAGATTAAACAAGATTTAAAAGATAAAAGAACGCAATTAGATCAAAATAAATTAATGAAAAGATTAGAAGTTTTAGATTCATTAAAAAAATCAAATAGTAAACCGGAATGAATGATCTTACGGGCAATTCCCGTTATTCCCCCTGATATTCGTCCAATTATTCAATTAGATGGGGGAAGATTTACAACTTCGGAAATTAATGATTTATACCGTCGGATTATTATTCGTAATGAACGGCTAAAAAAAGTTAAAGCAATGGGGGCACCTAGTGTAATTGTTAATAACGAAAAAAGGATGTTACAAGAAGCTGTTGATGCTTTATTAGATAACGAACGAAAAGCACGCCCGGTTACTGGTAAAGATAAACGACCATTAAAATCATTAACAAGTATTTTAAAAGGAAAACAGGGACGTTTCCGTCAAAACTTATTAGGGAAACGTGTTGACTATTCAGGGCGAAGCGTTATTGCAATTGGTCCGGATTTAAAAATGTATCAATGTGGATTGCCGCGTGATATGGCGATTACCTTATTTAAACCCTTTGTCATTCAATACTTAGTTAAAAATGGGATTGCCGCTAATATTAAAGTGGCGGAAAAATTAATTTTAAACCAAGATGACAAAGTTTGAGAAGTGTTGGAAGAAGTGATTAAAGATCACCCAGTCCTTCTAAACCGGGCACCAACCTTACACCGGTTAGGAATTCAAGCTTTTGAACCAAAATTAGTAAAGGGAAAAGCAATCAGATTACATCCATTAGTAACAACTGCTTTTAATGCGGACTTTGACGGAGACCAAATGGCGGTCCATGTTCCAATTACCGATGAAGCAGTAGCGGAAGCTAGAAGTTTAATGTTAGGAAGCCGTAATATTTTAGGACCAAAAGATGGAAAACCAATTGTTACCCCAACCCAAGATATGGTCCTAGGAAACTATTATTTAACATATGAAGAACGTGATCAGTTAGGAGAAGGTTCAATTTTCAAAGATATTAACGAAGCAATTATGGCTTATGAAACTAATTGTGTTGCTTTACATGCATTGGTGGCTATTCCTGTTAAAGCATTTAGTAATAAACAATTTAAACAAGCTAATATGGGAGATTACTTAATTACAACGCCCGGGAAAATTATCTTTAACCAAATTTTTAAAGAAGAGTTCCCATATATTAATGAACCAAATATTGAAAACTTAATTGCTTTAGCACCACGAAATATGATTAAAGATAATGTTGATCTTCATGAGTATTTGGTAAATTGAAAAATTAATGCGCCATTTAAGAAAAAAGACTTATCAAATATTATTGATCGTTACTTTAAAATATACGGGGCTAACAAAACAGCGGAAATGTTAGACAACATGAAAAACTTAGGATTTAAATTCTCTGGGAAATCAGGGGTTACTGTTTCGGCTGCTGACGTTAAAGTTTATGAACATAAACATGTTGAGTTTAAAGAAGCTGACCAAAAAGTTCAAGAAATTAATGACTACTATAAATTAGGAATGTTAACGGCCCGAGAAAAACATACAAGAATTGTTAACGTGTGATCACGGGTAAAAGATAATATCCAAAATGAATTAGAACATGTTTTAAAGGAAGATCCAAAAAATCCAATCTTTATGATGGCTGATTCGGGAGCACGGGGAAACGTTTCGAACTTTACCCAACTAGTTGGGATGCGGGGATTAATGAATAACCCGAAAGGGGACATTATTGAGTTACCAATTAAATCTTCGTTTAGAGAAGGATTATCAGTGTCAGAGTTCTTTATTTCAACCCATGGGGCTCGGAAAGGGATGGCCGATGTTGCTTTAAAAACGGCCGACTCTGGATACTTAACTCGCCGTTTAGTTGATGTTTCCCAAGAAATTATTGTAACAATTCCGGACTGTCATACTCGTAAAGGGTTTATGGTTTCGGATATTGTGGAACAAAAACACTCAAATATTATTGTGCCATTAAAAGACCGGTTAGTTGGCCGTTGTAATTTACGTGATATTAAATTATCTGAAAATGATATTATTCCGGCCGCTACTTTATTAACAGAAGAAGATGCTGCACGAATTATCAAAGCCGGTATCAAAGAAGTAATGATTCGTTCAGTTTTAACATGTGAAGCTAATAAAGGAGTTTGTCAGATTTGTTATGGTAAAAACTTAGCAACTGGAAACGAAGTTGAAATTGGAGAAGCAGTTGGAACAATTGCGGCCCAATCAATTGGAGAGCCCGGAACCCAGTTAACAATGCGTACTTTCCATACCGGAGGGGTGGCCGGAGGGGCTGATATTACCCAAGGGTTACCACGGATTAAAGAATTATTAGATGTTACCACACCAAAAGGATCAATTGCGATTATTTCAGAAATTGATGGTGAAATTAGTGATATTAAAGACGAAGGTGGCTTATATATTATTCATGTTAAATCAGAAAATGATGAACGTAAATATAAAACCCAATTCGGTGCTATCCTAAGGGTTAAACTTGGTGATAAAGTAGTTCGTGGTCAAAAATTAACTGAAGGTTCAATTAATATTAAAGAATTATTAGAAGTAGCGAAGATTGAAGATGTTCATAACTACATTCTAAAAGAAGTTCAAAAAGTTTACCGTTTACAAGGGATTGAAATTTCTGATAAATACATTGAAATTATTGTTAAACAGATGTTAAACAAAGTAAAAATTATTGATTCAGGTGACACTGACTTATTACCAGGAGAAATTGTTTCAATTAAAAAATACCGTACTGAAACAATTAATGCGGTACGGGCAATGAAAAAACCACCAACCGCTAAGCATGTCATCTTTGGTATTAAAAAAGCACCATTAGAATCAGAATCGTTCTTATCATCTGCTTCATTCCAAGATACAACGCGTGTCTTAGTAAAAGCAATTATCAAAGGAAAAGTTGATAAATTAGAAGGATTAAAAGAAAACATTATGTTAGGACATTTAATTCCAGCAGGAACTGGTTTAAAAGAATCGAAAGAAATTATTGAAGCAGGAATTGCGGCAAGAACAGAAGAATATTAAGAATAAAAGTTTACAATAACTTGTAAACTTTTTATTTTATTAAGATACTTAGCATCATTGAGATTTAGTTACTCGATGATTTAAAAAATAAAATTTTAATAAATAATGATAATAATATTGACTATTAATTAAAAAATCGCTATTATTATATGTGGATTGTATTGTTTGATACACTCGGATATGTGAAAGGAGAACAAGAGGATGCCAACAATTAACCAATTAGTTAGAAAACCACGTAAAGATAAAGTTTGAAAAACAAAAGCGCCGGCTTTAAACCGTGGGCTGAACTCTTTACAAAAAAAAGTAACTAATACGACATCTCCTCAAAAAAGAGGGGTTTGTACTCGTGTTGCAACAATGACACCAAAAAAACCCAACTCAGCGTTAAGAAAATATGCTCGTGTTCGTTTAACAAACGGAATGGAAGTTACCGCTTACATTCCTGGTGAAGGGCATAACTTACAAGAACACAGCGTTGTGTTAATTCGTGGTGGTAGGGTTAAAGACTTACCTGGGGTAAGATACCATATCATTCGGGGAACATTGGATACTGCTGGTGTTAATAACCGTCAGCAAGGAAGATCACTTTATGGAGCAAAAAAACCTAAAACAAAATCTTAGAATTTAATAGTAAGGAATGATTATTAGTGGAAGGAGGAAGAAAAATGCGTAAACGTAGAGCTGAAAAGAGAGATGTTTTACCAGATCCAATTTATAATTCAAAATTAGTAACACGTGCCATTAATAAAATTATGATTGACGGTAAAAGAGGAGTTGCTCAAACAATCTTGTATGGAGCTTTTGAAAAAATTAAAGAAAAAACAAATGCGGATCCGTTAGAAACATTTAACAAAGCCCTTGAAAATATTACTCCACATTTAGAATTAAAAGTGCGTAGAATTGGGGGAGCTAACTACCAAGTCCCAATTGAAGTTAATGAAGATCGTAAAATTACTTTAGGATTAAGATGATTAATTAGTTATGCAAGATTAAGAAATGAAAAAAGTATGACTGATAAATTAGCAAATGAAATTTTAGATGCTGCAAACGGAGTTGGGGGAGCAGTTAAGAAAAAAGATGATACCCATAAAATGGCAGAAGCTAATAAAGCATTTGCTCATTATCGTTGATAAAAAAAGTTATTTATAGGTAGAAAGGAAAATAAAAATGGCAAG is drawn from Spiroplasma mirum ATCC 29335 and contains these coding sequences:
- a CDS encoding DNA-directed RNA polymerase subunit beta codes for the protein MALKEKEFGHYAKRIDYTKVSGNLDLPNLIEIQTETYDWFKKQGISQVFEEVFPIVGHEENVILEMLDWEFREPRRTIPQSKEESKIYEAPIYSNLKLTINSKDLEIEKGLIKGDAELIKSWIEEKIGHNITILKKTADVVYFDIHSGDEEATCIATIKERTDLKLVIEITIEKIGEVFFGDFPLMTGKGTFIVNGSEKVVVSQLVRSPGAYYKKDFNRKTGENIYYVDLIPSRGTWLEFESDMKKIKTGKEERFDTVYYVKIDKSRKVSVASLFTALGVTKETVFDIFGDNKYVGNTYDLEQYSGDINYDQQVAAQEIYKKIRAGETATPDGATKYLYGLLFDKRKYDLTKAGRFKLIQKLSVENRIYNKVLAEDIKDVNGKVIFSEGTLFDKESVNKLKEVLKAGACLEEVYFNTEIPGNNKIQKIKVYVDNELRNQVENIIGIDPNATDEFVTAPDILATFSYLLNLKHDIGEVDDIDHLGNRRVRTIGELLQNQFRIGLLRIEKNVKEKMSTSNIFKMKPSNIINNKPLSAIIGEFFNLSQLSQFMDQTNPLAELTNKRRLTALGPGGLSRERAGLEVRDVHYSHYGRICPIETPEGPNIGLINSLATYAKINSFGFIETPYRKVIDNKVTSQNDYLTADEEKNYVVAHANIRLSDKGKILDDQVIARFQGENIIASRTEVDYVDVSPKQIVSIATSCIPFLENDDANRALMGANMQRQAIPLINPQSPYVGTGVEYAAAKDSGLAIVSQYDGVIDFVDATKIILKTKEGLKTYNLDTFVRSNQGTSLTHVPLVKQGQKVVKGQILADGPSIDKGELALGQNVVVAFTTWNGYNYEDAIIVSERLVADDVFTSIHIEEYTIERRQTKQGAEEITREIPNISENARKFLDDDGLVIIGTEVKPGDILVGKVTPKGQTQLSPEDKLLQAIFGEKSKNVKDNSLRVPNGGEGIVQAIKRFPREKYELAADVLEVVKVYIVQKRKIQEGDKMAGRHGNKGVISKILPIEDMPHLEDGTPVDIMLNPLGVPSRMNIGQVLEIHLGMAAKKLGQKVSTPVFDGMTNDELIELMDKAGMKNFGKEILVDGRTGEKFDNPVSVGVMYMLKLSHMVDDKLHARNVGPYSLITQQPLGGKAQNGGQRFGEMEVWALEAYGAAHTLREILTIKSDDIKGRTRAYEAIVKDKKIPEPGIPESFNVLTREIQGLGFNIQMIDEDGNIKNINSYDNEDSYVIEELTNTTIDEFEDEFDISKFILNNDNIENAEFELNIEEDPNADEDSYDDGDHNPIKPDYQSDEE
- the rpsL gene encoding 30S ribosomal protein S12; the protein is MPTINQLVRKPRKDKVWKTKAPALNRGLNSLQKKVTNTTSPQKRGVCTRVATMTPKKPNSALRKYARVRLTNGMEVTAYIPGEGHNLQEHSVVLIRGGRVKDLPGVRYHIIRGTLDTAGVNNRQQGRSLYGAKKPKTKS
- the rpsG gene encoding 30S ribosomal protein S7 codes for the protein MRKRRAEKRDVLPDPIYNSKLVTRAINKIMIDGKRGVAQTILYGAFEKIKEKTNADPLETFNKALENITPHLELKVRRIGGANYQVPIEVNEDRKITLGLRWLISYARLRNEKSMTDKLANEILDAANGVGGAVKKKDDTHKMAEANKAFAHYRW